In Toxoplasma gondii ME49 chromosome VIII, whole genome shotgun sequence, a single genomic region encodes these proteins:
- a CDS encoding hypothetical protein (encoded by transcript TGME49_270960), whose protein sequence is MGRSRLRGGNRRRGTAQKPKKKSKKRTQKLDVEDLYYARLEEEARVKQEKKRAKKLKKLEKRKQDKDASSDEDPADAAPAVGSLPLTKGKVDKASSSDTRFGGERRQGGERKKLDPFARLLKSLKPEDQEDEGDSAEETDSGDEEGSEPEHSSHIEEEESLDEEEQEDEEDNREEEDEEANEEAVDGEEEEAVDEDEAGEDDDEEGEEAEEGQGDGEEEDDEEGEDAAQSVAETLARMNDSDSDEEDDGSSSDPSSSAGPSSFVSLREQSRYRSGLLPIPGRPSPLAPLDFFWTFEESVASDESAMSRLPIHQREIVEEKKKKTPVELLHLQAAAFLQHEGNSSKAVRRKQSAAQPSAASLLLGDAEDDAGSESEQESEADETQVVKSRRNATHGEKKLLIEPSGFASYSAALPSNAADARALSRLYSDPQTQGGSTFQAQNGEDDEGVFGEKTQAAPTGEASEPGFSVEHGPSSCLSSSRSLPPSSSGLSADSYFEYILKTRIPETAFDPNVASPYGLPSSLLHSLRRLLSSRFASSPQLGGLPVAFGNAKMRSLFHFLSSYVDISFPHQNDAACSSLRLMYALHAAAHMWKARYRVSVHSNLIKRVANRTPEERQKILLETMRRQERDHVRGPRDHEEEEEDDEQGETVVGSEENEENGDNQSDGVDEVDGDTTKRKSVERSDCMESANKKQKTDSLASPSSASSSRHLDNEGPEDWLEAQVRDGGYTRPRILILLPFRSAAKEVVDYLIALMPGMQQVLNRRRYEEEFGVSREDELDQEQNFAKGKKPEDFVNIFKGNDNDRFRLGIRVAQNSLVLYSPFYASDILIASPLGLRMIVGVQGEEKREFDFLSSLEMVIIDRADVISMQNWAFLKDCLAAVNLPPVSYTSFDIRRLRPSLMAGVGASDRQTLIFSHGRDAKIQGLFKQFCSNRRGVLHLFDPAQAVFAASVLPCCFLENGKEKRKQGRKRREEAPGKVVRVARSTPCWENLLLREEESQDDGKGLNSDAGANRTGATEKAQEKAVLWKSVVARAGLTGAQQFFCKVACSQFSKASGCLLKHFAVRVLPTLQGEFDRALIVLPSYLDYCRLWRSLKEQNVDFASCHEYTSNQNITRARQKFHKGEVPILVTTVRFLFYRRYRLQGADRILFLGPPPSPEVYLHLLTHSLPDKEVAKKKRVVAEPTADTKIDDLATAEAEYYRTTGASMCFFTQYHGYAMERLLGVQKAFTLLQIPDGKVVAVK, encoded by the exons ATGGGGCGTTCACGCCTTCGCGGAGGCAATCGCCGCAGGGGCACTGCACAGAAGCCCAAGAAGAAGAGTAAGAAGCGCACACAAAAACTTGACGTAGAGGACCTCTACTATGCCCGTttggaggaggaagcgagagtcaagcaggagaagaagcgagcgaaaaagttgaagaagttggagaaacggaaacaaGATAAAGACGCCTCGAGTGACGAAGATCCTGCAGACGCCGCGCCTGCTGTCGGAAGCCTTCCATTAACGAAAGGGAAAGTAGATAAAGCCAGTTCATCCGATACCAGAttcggaggcgagagaagacagggtggagagagaaagaaactggATCctttcgcgcgtcttctcaAGAGTCTGAAGCCTGAAGACCaggaggacgaaggcgattcggcagaagaaacagacagcggagacgaagaaggaagtgaaCCCGAGCACAGCAGTCAcatcgaggaagaagaatcgctcgatgaggaagaacaggaagacgaagaggataaccgagaagaggaagatgaagaggcgaacgaagaagcggttgacggcgaagaggaagaggcagtAGATGAGgacgaagcaggagaagacgatgatgaggaaggcgaagaggcagaggaaggccaaggtgacggagaggaagaggacgatgaagagggagaggacgcgGCGCAGAGTGTTGCTGAGACTCTTGCGCGAATGAACGACTCAGAtagcgacgaagaagacgacgggtCATCGTCGGATCCTTCATCGTCTGCAGGTCCGTCTTCTTTTGTTTCACTACGTGAACAGTCGCGTTATCGATCCGGCCTCCTTCCTATTCCTGGACGCCCTTCGCCTCTGGCGCCGCTCGACTTTTTCTGGACGTTTGAGGAGAGCGTCGCCTCCGACGAAAGCGCGATGTCCCGCCTGCCTATTCACCAAAGAGAGATtgttgaagagaagaaaaagaagacgcctGTCGAGCTCTTGCACCTCCAAGCTGCCGCTTTTCTCCAGCACGAAGGCAACAGCTCAAAGGCTGTTCGCCGAAAGCAGAGTGCAGCACAGCCGTCGGCTGCATCTCTGCTGCTCGGAGATGCTGAGGATGATGCAGGAAGCGAGTCAGAgcaggagagcgaagcagacgaaacacAAGTTGTGAAGAGCCGCAGAAACGCGACCcatggggagaagaagcttctCATTGAGCCCTCCGGCTTCGCCTCCTACAGTGCAGCGCTGCCTTCGAACGCAGCAGACGCCCGAGCCTTGTCTCGCTTGTACTCAGACCCTCAAACTCAAGGAGGAAGCACTTTCCAGGcgcagaacggagaggacgacgagggCGTTTTTGGAGAGAAGACTCAAGCCGCGCCTACGGGAGAAGCCTCAGAGCCCGGTTTCAGCGTGGAACACGGACCGAgttcctgcctctcttcgtctcgctctctgccgccATCGTCTTCTGGTCTGTCGGCCGACTCATACTTTGAATACATCTTGAAGACACGAATTCCGGAAACCGCTTTCGATCCGAATGTCGCTTCGCCGTACGGCttgccgtcttctctgcttcactcccttcgacgtctcctctcctcgcgcttcgcgtcctctccccAACTTGGGGGACTGCCCGTCGCCTTTGGAAATGCCAAGATGCGGTCGCtctttcactttctctcgaGCTACGTAGACATCTCGTTTCCCCACCAAAACGATGCCGCTTGCTCGTCGCTTCGACTCATGTACGCGCTTCACGCTGCCGCCCACATGTGGAAGGCGCGGTACCGGGTGTCAGTACACTCGAATCTCATCAAGCGCGTTGCAAACCGAACGCCGGAGGAAAGACAAAAAATTCTTCTGGAAACGATGCGCAGGCAAGAGCGAGACCACGTGCGAGGGCCCAGAGaccacgaagaagaggaggaggatgacgagcagggagagacggTTGTGGGGTctgaggagaacgaggaaaacggagacaatCAAAGCGACGGAGTGGACGAGGTGGATGGAGACACAACGAAGCGGAAAAGCGTCGAACGCAGTGACTGCATGGAAAGTGCCAataaaaaacagaaaacggattctctcgcctctccgtcttctgcctcgtctaGTCGCCACCTAGACAACGAAGGCCCTGAAGACTGGTTAGAAGCCCAAGTAAGAGACGGCGGATACACCCGACCTCGAATCCTCATTCTCCTGCCTTTCCGATCGGCAGCCAAGGAAGTCGTCGACTATCTTATCGCTCTCATGCCAGGCATGCAACAG GTTTTGAATCGGCGTCGTTATGAAGAAGAATTCGGAGTaagtcgagaagacgaactgGATCAAGAGCAGAACTTTgcaaaaggaaagaagccgGAAGACTTCGTAAATATTTTCAAGGGAAACGACAACGACCGATTTCGTCTAGGCATTCGCGTGGCGCAAAACTCGCTGGTCCTGTATTCTCCCTTCTACGCATCCGACATTCTCATCGCTTCTCCGCTGGGGCTGCGCATGATTGTCGGCGTCCAG ggggaagaaaaaagagagtttgactttctctcgtcgctcgAAATGGTGATCATCGACCGCGCAGATGTGATCAGCATGCAGAACTGGGCCTTCCTCAAAGACTGTCTTGCC GCCGTGAAtctgcctcctgtctcctaCACTTCCTTTGACATTCGACGTTTGCGTCCGTCGTTGATGGCCGGCGTCGGCGCCTCTGACCGGCAAACGCTGATCTTTTCTCACGGCCGAGACGCGAAGATTCAGGGACTCTTTAAGCAGTTTTGCTCGAATCGCCGCGGCGTGCTTCACCTCTTCGATCCGGCCCAGGCCGTCTTCGCCGCTTCTGTCCTGCCGTGTTGCTTTTTGGAAAatggaaaggagaaacgaaagcaaggcaggaagaggcgcgaagagGCACCAGGCAAAGTGGTGCGCGTCGCCAGGTCAACGCCCTGTTGGGAGAACCTTCTgttgcgagaagaagaaagccaaGACGATGGCAAGGGTCTGAACAGCGACGCTGGCGCCAATAGGACGGGGGCGACCGAAAAAGCTCAAGAAAAAGCTGTTCTGTGGAAATCGGTTGTGGCAAGGGCGGGGCTGACAGGTGCCCAGCAATTCTTCTGCAAGGTTGCATGCTCTCAGTTCTCCAAAGCGAGTGGG TGCCTTCTTAAGCACTTCGCCGTCCGGGTGCTTCCTACTCTGCAAGGCGAATTTGACCGCGCCCTTATCGTGCTTCCTTCCTACCTCGATTATTGCCG ACTGTGGAGATCACTCAAGGAGCAGAACGTAGACTTCGCCAGCTGCCACGAATACACATCCAACCAAAACATAACTCGCGCCCGGCAAAAGTTCCACAAAG GCGAAGTTCCCATTCTGGTCACTACTGTACGCTTCCTTTTCTATCGTCGATATCGGCTACAAGGCGCTGATCGAATTCTCTTTCTTGGACCGCCACCATCGCCTGAGGTGTACTTACATCTTCTCACGCATTCCCTTCCTGATAAAGAGgtcgcgaagaaaaaacgggtTGTTGCTGAGCCAACAGCGGACACGAAGATCGATGATCTTGCGACGGCGGAGGCTGAGTACTACAGAACGACTGGCGCCTCCATGTGCTTTTTCACGCAGTATCATGGCTACGCCATGGAAAGGCTGCTAGGCGTTCAGAAGGCTTTCACCCTTCTTCAAATTCCTGATGGGAAGGTTGTGGCTGTCAAATAG
- a CDS encoding hypothetical protein (encoded by transcript TGME49_270950~Signal peptide predicted by SignalP 2.0 HMM (probability 0.997) with cleavage site probability 0.813 at residue 21) translates to MFLKIVAAASVALLMSGTALSATVEVPDVLDFLSQETTYASNVTGDAAEIEDGVNAEPALAFSADQLQILFEGLLDQEFPDEMEKMAAKMMIEDAAHDSDSNDADGEELLNRLSSNIASLMNDNIGKSLTGEMESEGARGGLGQGGVTLLLKQNMAKKLRLIKILETFWLFVRMSKQYVPHTTTSTMKPSTYIPPHKGHPSPPSHSSTTTRAPGRPGTAPSPPGNTPAPRGNSETTLFLNVAPLTLLNRICQGQREACAQVFAESLHSAIYAETQDAAFTKDRVKMGAVNPRGSGVTQVVIIVGDGDLRFAKALEKAMADVPKCNSEPSLPICQTMTGDTLAKNNVSPTVSSVRVVQ, encoded by the exons ATGTTTCTCAAAATCGTCGCTGCGGCGAGTGTCGCTCTTCTTATGTCCG GTACGGCTTTATCGGCGACTGTAGAGGTGCCAGATGTCCTGGATTTCTTGTCTCAAGAGACCACCTACGCGAGCAACGTAACGGGCGATGCTGCGGAGATTGAGGACGGTGTCAACGCGGAACCCGCGTTGGCGTTCAGCGCAGATCAACTTCAGATCCTTTTTGAAGGTCTTCTCGACCAGGAGTTTCCCGATGAGATGGAGAAGATGGCAGCGAAAATGATGATCGAAGACGCTGCACACGACTCTGACAGCAACGACGCcgatggagaagaactccTCAACAGGTTGTCGTCCAACATCGCCAGTCTCATGAACGACAACATCGGGAAATCCCTAACTGGGGAAATGGAGTCGGAAGGAGCAAGAGGCGGCCTCGGACAAGGAGGTGTTACGCTGCTGCTGAAGCAAAACATGGCAAAGAAGCTGAGGCTCATTAAGATCCTGGAAACCTTTTGGTTGTTTGTGAGGATGTCGAAGCAATACGTTCCACATACGACGACGTCAACAATGAAGCCTAGCACGTATATCCCTCCCCATAAAGGCCATCCCTCTCCTCCGAGTCATTCATCCACGACAACAAGGGCTCCTGGGCGTCCCGGAACTGCTCCGTCTCCGCCTGGGAACACACCGGCTCCCCGAGGAAACTCTGAGACAACCCTGTTCCTGAATGTGGCGCCGTTAACGCTTTTGAACCGAATATGCCAAGGCCAGCGCGAAGCGTGCGCCCAAGTCTTTGCTGAGTCACTCCATTCGGCGATCTATGCGGAGACTCAGGACGCAGCTTTCACAAAGGACAGGGTGAAGATGGGCGCTGTAAACCCCCGAGGCTCTGGTGTAACCCAAGTCGTGATTATCGTGGGCGATGGTGATTTGCGGTTCGCCAAGGCGCTCGAGAAGGCGATGGCTGACGTTCCGAAGTGCAACTCGGAGCCTTCCCTTCCCATCTGCCAAACAATGACTGGTGATACTCTTGCGAAGAACAACGTCAGCCCTACAGTCAGCAGTGTGCGGGTCGTTCAGTGA
- a CDS encoding hypothetical protein (encoded by transcript TGME49_270940), translating to MVVYRRMRTPATVRGPSSSEATGLYSFPSAAASDAYRILDSSDARRRDDGAQNRSHSLEVSREWTCVSEEVYPRFPALRSSKSFTETGSEMTPLRDAERASPSHHHRSLSFSRLLAKPQNPPSLFALIDGESLPASMEASAHPLAEEANDGEGHCEPVPSIPSSEQEQPYILPGEIGLRSTDAAWGDEALGVEKCGESDEGFACLPFAGLTKGQSTSWDYEAQGGSPATVLGVRDIQRLSGAARLHLSLLRKGEAEGGTCSAAAKSSPWALRKTLSTSSADGRRAPPGTTEATAELFVDLLQTLEAAGETMTKMEEQVSHHARRAEQLNARLERAVAHNDSMYAESEQLERRLRQAKAEVEALRSRCAGLEKKPDYRERYVASERGRAELERQVKQLQAQVDVFRAGAIKEQRQREEMEEEVSGIKKRLEEKEEQLLLTRRSLRSAVEQNSQLPGDSVPPQSSERRGRRSYFISGKQLHLGPGLSLASPRQLYRSPRTEALPPSPRPSPSSGGEARCVKCGCVSIPLLNVEGLSGSFADRKQTARRPLSSAPLREAGRGQGDEVDEGLKASRGDTHGGREKVASLSLASGASFSTAPPTGREVPADSDGVRSGCAESRGGFGLVEAEGEEEGMYDCGSKDDQENGEAPCSRQDAVTRTQRSLPSHCNSGRVHKAETVERHSTFSSFSFTDSLGEKRGADWTDAVSPRRHPLVGEVCHNCRNETRGARGSGEGRPSPLFSHVGETDSHRSASLSLGSSLPAYSLPSVRARGCPTPAAGDSGFTSSRGESTWRRLARSSASASYTLSSSPCRIASSGSALSFGSVSASPVDEGRENPSNSTRRLTSLCGNGRTATGERRGASGMRQHTPFSSIFSSGFVSDGTLDRRTANQPALSMFEELLQVGQSLTEEEARMKRTLDGLLAAVAASPVPFEELATKGLSKECLLKIRKLRQNAPKNSHATRPAGGFFSPVLYPLLSFLFDSQRLRCSDTGSHRLLLARVKALPRAVLHFLLAGFFRESGETTQENEGDAVASDAEAPSSASSSPASSTSSLPASSAAVWPVVKTLLAHVRLGGPASPSDESTSAGGTEDEAESTGRRAMRRQKTQRAIGVLSSTGGRCSGGEGHGVEQNADHGQVQRKSTEVDTLFASEPAKRAGLVLLLAFLASTFFSAIELPLGSASPLAPSGL from the exons ATGGTCGTATACCGGAGAATGCGTACCCCGGCCACCGTCCGTGGGCCTTCTTCGTCCGAGGCGACAGGCCTGTATTCCTTTCCTTCCGCTGCGGCCTCTGATGCCTACCGGATACTTGATTCTTCAGATGCACGTAGACGCGACGATGGAGCCCAAAACCGGTCACACTCTTTGGAAGTTTCCAGGGAATGGACTTGCGTATCTGAAGAAGTTTACCCTCGGTTTCCCGCCTTGCGAAGTTCCAAGAGCTTCACGGAAACCGGCTCAGAGATGACGCCTTTGCGCGACGCCGAAcgtgcttctccgtcgcatCATCATCGATCCTTAAGCTTCTCGCGCTTGCTAGCGAAACCCCAGAATCCTCCGTCATTATTCGCATTGATTGACGGCGAGTCACTCCCAGCTTCCATGGAGGCATCGGCACATCCAttggcagaagaagcaaatgaTGGGGAAGGACACTGCGAGCCAGTGCCGTCGATCCCATCCTCTGAGCAGGAACAACCTTATATTTTGCCAGGAGAAATTGGACTGAGATCTACAGATGCCGCATGGGGCGATGAGGCTTTAGGTGTGgagaagtgtggagaaagtGATGAAGGATTTGCCTGCCTACCCTTTGCGGGACTCACAAAAGGACAGTCCACCTCATGGGATTACGAAGCTCAAGGCGGATCTCCCGCGACTGTCTTAGGCGTCCGAGATATTCAGCGTCTCTCAGGAGCAGCGAGACTGCACCTTTCTCTGTtaaggaaaggagaagcggagggaGGGACTTGTTCAGCTGCAGCCAAATCAAGCCCTTGGGCTTTGCGAAAAACTCTTTCTACTTCTTCAGCCGACGGCCGACGAGCACCTCCAGGGACGACTGAGGCTACCGCTGAGCTTTTTGTTGATCTCCTGCAAACGCTCGAGGCAGCTGGTGAAACAATGACCAAGATGGAAGAACAG GTTTCCCATCACGCTAGACGCGCAGAACAATTAAACGCGAGGCTGGAGAGAGCTGTGGCCCACAATGACAGCATG taTGCAGAATCTGAACAGCTTGAGCGGCGCCTACGACAGGCGAAAGCAGAGGTGGAGGCCCTTCGGAGCCGATGCGCAGGTCTCGAAAAGAAGCCT GACTATCGTGAGCGCTATGTGGCAAGTGAACGAGGCAGAGCGGAGTTGGAGCGACAGGTGAAGCAACTTCAAGCTCAGGTCGACGTTTTTCGTGCAGGCGCCATAAAAGAGCagcgccagagagaggaaatggAGGAGGAGGTGTCGGGAATAAAGAAGCGCctggaggaaaaggaagaacaa CTTCTGCTGACAAGACGGAGTCTGAGATCTGCAGTTGAGCAGAACAGTCAACTCCCTGGAGACAGCGTGCCCCCTCAGAGTTCCGAACGACGGGGGCGGCGTTCGTACTTTATCAGTGGAAAACAG CTACATCTCGGTCCTGGGTTGAGCTTGGCATCTCCTCGCCAGCTGTATAGGTCCCCGAGAACCGAAGCtctccctccgtctcctcggccctctccttcctctggcGGAGAGGCGCGCTGCGTCAAGTGCGGGTGTGTCTCTATTCCTCTGCTGAACGTTGAGGGACTCTCCGGGTCGTTTGCGGACCGAAAGCAGACGGCTCGCCGTCCCCTTTCATCTGCGCCTTTGAgggaagcaggaagaggacAAGGCGACGAGGTCGACGAGGGGCTCAAGGCCTCGAGAGGCGATACCCACGGCGGACGCGAGAAGGTTGCTAGTCTGAGTCTGGCGTCTGGTGCCTCTTTTTCAACGGCTCCGCCAACGGGACGGGAGGTCCCGGCTGACTCAGACGGAGTCCGAAGTGGCTGCGCCGAATCTCGTGGGGGGTTTGGGCTCGTCGAAgctgaaggcgaagaagaagggatgTACGATTGTGGAAGCAAAGACGATcaggagaacggagaggctCCTTGTTCACGGCAAGACGCCGTGACTAGGACACAAAGGTCTCTGCCGTCACACTGCAACTCCGGCCGAGTGCATAAAGCTGAAACAGTGGAAAGACACTCAAcgttttcgtccttctcgttcaCCGACTCTTtaggggagaagagaggggcgGACTGGACAGACGCCGTGTCGCCGAGGAGACATCCACTTGTGGGCGAAGTGTGTCACAACTGCCGGAACGAGACGCGAGGTGCGAGGGGGTcaggagaagggagaccgTCACCACTTTTCTCCCATGTTGGGGAGACTGACTCTCATCGAAgcgcttccctctcgctcgGCTCTTCACTTCCCGCTTATtcgcttccctctgttcGAGCTCGAGGATGCCCGACACCGGCCGCAGGCGACTCTGGGTTCACCAGCAGTCGCGGCGAGTCCACTTGGAGGCGTCTAGCGAGGTCGTCAGCTTCCGCCTCTTAcacgctttcctcgtctccctgcCGGATCGCCTCCTCTGGGTCAGCGCTGTCCTTCGGATccgtctcggcttctccagtagatgaaggaagagagaatcCAAGCAACTCGACTAGGCGCCTCACCAGCTTATGCGGGAATGGGAGGACTGCAACGGGAGAGCGTCGTGGAGCATCAGGCATGCGTCAGCACACTCCGTTCTCTTCGATCTTTTCGTCAGGATTTGTTTCAGACGGAACACTCGACAGAAGAACTGCGAACCAGCCTGCGCTCTCAATGTTTGAGGAGTTGCTTCAGGTGGGACAGAGCCtgactgaagaagaagcgagaatgAAGCGAACGCTGGACGGGCTTCTCGCAGCTGTCGCGGCGTCGCCAGTGCCATTTGAAGAGTTAGCTACGAAGGGTCTGTCAAAAGAGTGCCTCTTGAAAATTCGAAAGCTGAGGCAAAATGCCCCAAAGAACTCACACGCCACTCGGCCGGCGGGGGGCTTTTTCTCCCCAGTTCTCTATCCTCTTCTGTCGTTCCTTTTCGATTCACAGCGACTGCGGTGCAGCGATACTGGGAGTCACCGCCTGCTCCTCGCGAGGGTCAAGGCGCTGCCTCGTGCGGTTTTACATTTTCTCCTTGCGGGGTTCTtcagagagagcggcgagaccacacaggaaaacgaagggGACGCAGTGGcaagcgacgcagaagcaccttcgtctgcgtcttcgtctcctgcgtcttccacGTCTTCGCTGCCAGCTTCGTCTGCTGCCGTGTGGCCGGTTGTCAAGACGCTTCTCGCTCATGTGCGCCTGGGAGGCCCTGCCTCTCCCAGCGATGAGTCTACGAGTGCGGGAGGAACCGAGGACGAGGCTGAATCAACGGGAAGGCGCGCCAtgcgaagacagaagacgcagcgcgCAATCGGTGTCTTGTCGTCGACGGGGGGACGATGTAGTGGCGGAGAAGGTCACGGAGTCGAACAAAACGCAGATCATGGGCAAGTGCAGAGAAAGTCAACCGAAGTCGACACTCTCTTTGCTTCTGAACCGGCAAAAAGGGCCGGCCTCGTTCTCCTGCTTGCATTTCTAGCTTCCACGTTTTTCTCCGCTATTGAGTTGCCTCTTGGCTCCGCCTCACCTCTCGCGCCTTCGGGACTCTGA